In Cololabis saira isolate AMF1-May2022 chromosome 1, fColSai1.1, whole genome shotgun sequence, the following proteins share a genomic window:
- the gab1 gene encoding GRB2-associated-binding protein 1 isoform X9, with amino-acid sequence MNTWVRHICDICGFNPTDDEAAKAAHHSAAGGLVVDTPPHTAFTNLSGQAASVLSGVPPPYHPVSVGHLNSQSSSEEPQDYLWLANCESKKPEPNRAHAECSKSTSSETDLNDNLPSHHTPTSSTSSAKHSTHNGFFPQHPTPASAPSFYDSPPPRGATDSGLYQLPRSYSQDTVLLPKSASSPPGYRDSGDASDLYVFNTPSRKPSIEKQMRNLSISYDIPPTPGANSTYQVPRTLSTGAGGSESGPDVVPPPRPPKPSLGSTSGLPPPPAERSPTDTYCVPRSASEADGNYCVPTSAGSKALRSNTIGTVDCSRIRKEFGSQDCYDIPRSFPSEKSCSFDFNENFNTYFKNKGMVLVGSQSTEEVDQNYVPMSVNSPSHHQSGNLQEPVHETNYVPMTPSTMEFSSLGKQVPPPAHMGFRSSPKTPPRKPVLSNCQPPPVDRNLKPDRKGQSPKIRPKGVCLERTDSQTVGEFPRGRRKGKPAPLEIKPLPEWEEPCTPIRSPVTRSFARDFSRFPMPARPPSVHSTASSTDSEDCTENYVIMDSNMSTDEPIMKLPAPLPSEGGSSPMVKPKRDKQVEYLDLDLDSGKSTPPRKMKNNGTGITASDERVDYVVVDQQRTQALKSTREAWSEDRQSTETDTPSKVPK; translated from the exons ATGAATACGTGGGTTCGCCACATCTGTGACATCTGTGGTTTTAACCCCACTGATGATG AAGCAGCGAAAGCTGCTCACCACTCAGCTGCAGGGGGCCTTGTGGTGGATACACCTCCACACACAGCTTTCACTAACTTATCTGGTCAAGCAGCATCTGTGCTGTCTGGCGTGCCACCTCCATACCACCCGGTTAGTGTGGGACACCTCAACTCTCAGTCTAGTTCAGAGGAGCCCCAGGATTACCTGTGGCTTGCCAACTGTGAGAGCAAAAAACCTGAGCCTAATAG AGCTCATGCCGAGTGCTCCAAGTCTACCTCTTCAGAGACGGACCTGAATGACAACCTCCCATCTCATCACACACCTACATCCTCCACTTCCTCAGCAAAACACAGCACCCACAATGGCTTCTTTCCACAACATCCAACTCCAGCTTCTGCCCCTTCCTTCTACGACTCGCCTCCCCCTCGTGGTGCAACCGACAGTGGCCTCTATCAGCTCCCTCGCAGTTACTCTCAGGACACTGTGCTGCTCCCTAAATCAGCATCCTCCCCTCCTGGTTATCGAGACAGCGGAGATGCAAGTGACCTTtatgtcttcaacacaccttcAAGAAAGCCCTCAATAGAGAAACAGATGCGTAATCTCTCCATCAGTTACGACATCCCACCCACTCCCGGAGCAAACTCGACTTACCAGGTTCCTCGCACATTGTCGACGGGGGCGGGAGGCTCAGAGAGTGGGCCAGATGTCGTACCTCCTCCTCGGCCACCCAAGCCCTCACTGGGCTCCACATCGGGGCTCCCTCCACCCCCTGCTGAACGCTCACCTACGGACACCTACTGTGTGCCTCGCTCGGCCTCGGAGGCAGATGGAAACTACTGTGTGCCAACTAGTGCTGGGAGTAAGGCTTTACGAAGCAACACTATAGGCACTGTGGACTGTTCACGAATCCGCAAAG aatTCGGATCCCAGGACTGCTACGATATTCCTAGATCATTCCCCTCTGAAAAAAGCTGCTCATTTGACTTCAATGAAAACTTCAACACCTACTTT AAAAACAAAGGAATGGTGCTAGTGGGCAGCCAGTCCACGGAAGAGGTCGACCAGAACTATGTCCCCATGAGCGTGAACTCCCCGTCGCATCATCAGTCAGGCAATTTGCAAGAACCAGTGCACGAAACAAACTATGTGCCCATGACCCCGAGCACTATGGAGTTCTCGTCACTGGGAAAACAGGTTCCACCACCTGCCCACATGGGTTTCCGCTCAAGTCCAAAGACCCCTCCTCGTAAACCGGTGCTCAGTAACTGCCAGCCGCCACCTGTGGATCGGAATCTCAAACCTGACCGTAAAG GTCAGAGTCCTAAAATAAGACCAAAAGGTGTCTGTTTAGAGCGAACAGACTCTCAAACCGTTGGTGAATTCCCGAGGGGACGACGCAAGG GGAAGCCTGCTCCATTGGAGATCAAACCACTACCAGAATGGGAGGAGCCCTGCACACCCATCCGCTCGCCTGTCACGCGGTCATTTGCGCGAGA TTTCTCTAGGTTTCCAATGCCAGCGAGACCGCCGTCAGTGCATAGCACGGCCTCCAGCACTGACTCCGAAGACTGTACTGAGAATTATGTAATCATGGATTCTAATATGTCCACAGATGAACCA ATCATGAAGCTTCCAGCACCTTTGCCTTCAGAAGGTGGGAGCAGCCCTATGGTGAAGCCAAAGCGAGATAAGCAGGTGGAATATTTGGATTTGGATCTTGATTCCGGCAAGTCCACCCCTCCCAGGAAG ATGAAAAACAATGGGACTGGCATTACTGCGTCCGATGAGCGGGTTGACTACGTGGTTGTGGATCAGCAACGCACACAGGCCCTTAAGAGCACCAGGGAGGCGTGGAGTGAAGATCGGCAATCCACGGAGACAGATACCCCCTCCAAAGTACCCAAATGA
- the gab1 gene encoding GRB2-associated-binding protein 1 isoform X2: protein MQTYQLLIKSEGANNNKNITTLAHSLLIIANTNTPRCTLTTTTKGNTACMAWKKRWFVLRSGRLTGDPDVLEYYKNDHTKKPIRVIDLNLCEQVDAGLTFNKKDLEYSYIFDIKTFDRVFYLVADTEEEMNTWVRHICDICGFNPTDDAAKAAHHSAAGGLVVDTPPHTAFTNLSGQAASVLSGVPPPYHPVSVGHLNSQSSSEEPQDYLWLANCESKKPEPNRAHAECSKSTSSETDLNDNLPSHHTPTSSTSSAKHSTHNGFFPQHPTPASAPSFYDSPPPRGATDSGLYQLPRSYSQDTVLLPKSASSPPGYRDSGDASDLYVFNTPSRKPSIEKQMRNLSISYDIPPTPGANSTYQVPRTLSTGAGGSESGPDVVPPPRPPKPSLGSTSGLPPPPAERSPTDTYCVPRSASEADGNYCVPTSAGSKALRSNTIGTVDCSRIRKEFGSQDCYDIPRSFPSEKSCSFDFNENFNTYFKNKGMVLVGSQSTEEVDQNYVPMSVNSPSHHQSGNLQEPVHETNYVPMTPSTMEFSSLGKQVPPPAHMGFRSSPKTPPRKPVLSNCQPPPVDRNLKPDRKGQSPKIRPKGVCLERTDSQTVGEFPRGRRKGKPAPLEIKPLPEWEEPCTPIRSPVTRSFARDFSRFPMPARPPSVHSTASSTDSEDCTENYVIMDSNMSTDEPIMKLPAPLPSEGGSSPMVKPKRDKQVEYLDLDLDSGKSTPPRKMKNNGTGITASDERVDYVVVDQQRTQALKSTREAWSEDRQSTETDTPSKVPK, encoded by the exons GCATGGAAGAAGCGATGGTTTGTTCTTCGCAGTGGCCGTCTGACAGGCGACCCCGACGTATTGGAGTACTACAAGAATGACCATACCAAGAAACCCATCCGTGTGATTGATCTCAACTTGTGTGAGCAG GTGGATGCTGGGCTGACGTTTAACAAGAAAGACCTGGAGTACAGCTATATATTTGACATCAAGACCTTCGATCGTGTCTTCTACCTAGTGGCCGACACTGAAGAAGAGATGAATACGTGGGTTCGCCACATCTGTGACATCTGTGGTTTTAACCCCACTGATGATG CAGCGAAAGCTGCTCACCACTCAGCTGCAGGGGGCCTTGTGGTGGATACACCTCCACACACAGCTTTCACTAACTTATCTGGTCAAGCAGCATCTGTGCTGTCTGGCGTGCCACCTCCATACCACCCGGTTAGTGTGGGACACCTCAACTCTCAGTCTAGTTCAGAGGAGCCCCAGGATTACCTGTGGCTTGCCAACTGTGAGAGCAAAAAACCTGAGCCTAATAG AGCTCATGCCGAGTGCTCCAAGTCTACCTCTTCAGAGACGGACCTGAATGACAACCTCCCATCTCATCACACACCTACATCCTCCACTTCCTCAGCAAAACACAGCACCCACAATGGCTTCTTTCCACAACATCCAACTCCAGCTTCTGCCCCTTCCTTCTACGACTCGCCTCCCCCTCGTGGTGCAACCGACAGTGGCCTCTATCAGCTCCCTCGCAGTTACTCTCAGGACACTGTGCTGCTCCCTAAATCAGCATCCTCCCCTCCTGGTTATCGAGACAGCGGAGATGCAAGTGACCTTtatgtcttcaacacaccttcAAGAAAGCCCTCAATAGAGAAACAGATGCGTAATCTCTCCATCAGTTACGACATCCCACCCACTCCCGGAGCAAACTCGACTTACCAGGTTCCTCGCACATTGTCGACGGGGGCGGGAGGCTCAGAGAGTGGGCCAGATGTCGTACCTCCTCCTCGGCCACCCAAGCCCTCACTGGGCTCCACATCGGGGCTCCCTCCACCCCCTGCTGAACGCTCACCTACGGACACCTACTGTGTGCCTCGCTCGGCCTCGGAGGCAGATGGAAACTACTGTGTGCCAACTAGTGCTGGGAGTAAGGCTTTACGAAGCAACACTATAGGCACTGTGGACTGTTCACGAATCCGCAAAG aatTCGGATCCCAGGACTGCTACGATATTCCTAGATCATTCCCCTCTGAAAAAAGCTGCTCATTTGACTTCAATGAAAACTTCAACACCTACTTT AAAAACAAAGGAATGGTGCTAGTGGGCAGCCAGTCCACGGAAGAGGTCGACCAGAACTATGTCCCCATGAGCGTGAACTCCCCGTCGCATCATCAGTCAGGCAATTTGCAAGAACCAGTGCACGAAACAAACTATGTGCCCATGACCCCGAGCACTATGGAGTTCTCGTCACTGGGAAAACAGGTTCCACCACCTGCCCACATGGGTTTCCGCTCAAGTCCAAAGACCCCTCCTCGTAAACCGGTGCTCAGTAACTGCCAGCCGCCACCTGTGGATCGGAATCTCAAACCTGACCGTAAAG GTCAGAGTCCTAAAATAAGACCAAAAGGTGTCTGTTTAGAGCGAACAGACTCTCAAACCGTTGGTGAATTCCCGAGGGGACGACGCAAGG GGAAGCCTGCTCCATTGGAGATCAAACCACTACCAGAATGGGAGGAGCCCTGCACACCCATCCGCTCGCCTGTCACGCGGTCATTTGCGCGAGA TTTCTCTAGGTTTCCAATGCCAGCGAGACCGCCGTCAGTGCATAGCACGGCCTCCAGCACTGACTCCGAAGACTGTACTGAGAATTATGTAATCATGGATTCTAATATGTCCACAGATGAACCA ATCATGAAGCTTCCAGCACCTTTGCCTTCAGAAGGTGGGAGCAGCCCTATGGTGAAGCCAAAGCGAGATAAGCAGGTGGAATATTTGGATTTGGATCTTGATTCCGGCAAGTCCACCCCTCCCAGGAAG ATGAAAAACAATGGGACTGGCATTACTGCGTCCGATGAGCGGGTTGACTACGTGGTTGTGGATCAGCAACGCACACAGGCCCTTAAGAGCACCAGGGAGGCGTGGAGTGAAGATCGGCAATCCACGGAGACAGATACCCCCTCCAAAGTACCCAAATGA
- the gab1 gene encoding GRB2-associated-binding protein 1 isoform X6, which translates to MQTYQLLIKSEGANNNKNITTLAHSLLIIANTNTPRCTLTTTTKGNTACMAWKKRWFVLRSGRLTGDPDVLEYYKNDHTKKPIRVIDLNLCEQVDAGLTFNKKDLEYSYIFDIKTFDRVFYLVADTEEEMNTWVRHICDICGFNPTDDEAAKAAHHSAAGGLVVDTPPHTAFTNLSGQAASVLSGVPPPYHPVSVGHLNSQSSSEEPQDYLWLANCESKKPEPNRAHAECSKSTSSETDLNDNLPSHHTPTSSTSSAKHSTHNGFFPQHPTPASAPSFYDSPPPRGATDSGLYQLPRSYSQDTVLLPKSASSPPGYRDSGDASDLYVFNTPSRKPSIEKQMRNLSISYDIPPTPGANSTYQVPRTLSTGAGGSESGPDVVPPPRPPKPSLGSTSGLPPPPAERSPTDTYCVPRSASEADGNYCVPTSAGSKALRSNTIGTVDCSRIRKEFGSQDCYDIPRSFPSEKSCSFDFNENFNTYFKNKGMVLVGSQSTEEVDQNYVPMSVNSPSHHQSGNLQEPVHETNYVPMTPSTMEFSSLGKQVPPPAHMGFRSSPKTPPRKPVLSNCQPPPVDRNLKPDRKGKPAPLEIKPLPEWEEPCTPIRSPVTRSFARDFSRFPMPARPPSVHSTASSTDSEDCTENYVIMDSNMSTDEPIMKLPAPLPSEGGSSPMVKPKRDKQVEYLDLDLDSGKSTPPRKMKNNGTGITASDERVDYVVVDQQRTQALKSTREAWSEDRQSTETDTPSKVPK; encoded by the exons GCATGGAAGAAGCGATGGTTTGTTCTTCGCAGTGGCCGTCTGACAGGCGACCCCGACGTATTGGAGTACTACAAGAATGACCATACCAAGAAACCCATCCGTGTGATTGATCTCAACTTGTGTGAGCAG GTGGATGCTGGGCTGACGTTTAACAAGAAAGACCTGGAGTACAGCTATATATTTGACATCAAGACCTTCGATCGTGTCTTCTACCTAGTGGCCGACACTGAAGAAGAGATGAATACGTGGGTTCGCCACATCTGTGACATCTGTGGTTTTAACCCCACTGATGATG AAGCAGCGAAAGCTGCTCACCACTCAGCTGCAGGGGGCCTTGTGGTGGATACACCTCCACACACAGCTTTCACTAACTTATCTGGTCAAGCAGCATCTGTGCTGTCTGGCGTGCCACCTCCATACCACCCGGTTAGTGTGGGACACCTCAACTCTCAGTCTAGTTCAGAGGAGCCCCAGGATTACCTGTGGCTTGCCAACTGTGAGAGCAAAAAACCTGAGCCTAATAG AGCTCATGCCGAGTGCTCCAAGTCTACCTCTTCAGAGACGGACCTGAATGACAACCTCCCATCTCATCACACACCTACATCCTCCACTTCCTCAGCAAAACACAGCACCCACAATGGCTTCTTTCCACAACATCCAACTCCAGCTTCTGCCCCTTCCTTCTACGACTCGCCTCCCCCTCGTGGTGCAACCGACAGTGGCCTCTATCAGCTCCCTCGCAGTTACTCTCAGGACACTGTGCTGCTCCCTAAATCAGCATCCTCCCCTCCTGGTTATCGAGACAGCGGAGATGCAAGTGACCTTtatgtcttcaacacaccttcAAGAAAGCCCTCAATAGAGAAACAGATGCGTAATCTCTCCATCAGTTACGACATCCCACCCACTCCCGGAGCAAACTCGACTTACCAGGTTCCTCGCACATTGTCGACGGGGGCGGGAGGCTCAGAGAGTGGGCCAGATGTCGTACCTCCTCCTCGGCCACCCAAGCCCTCACTGGGCTCCACATCGGGGCTCCCTCCACCCCCTGCTGAACGCTCACCTACGGACACCTACTGTGTGCCTCGCTCGGCCTCGGAGGCAGATGGAAACTACTGTGTGCCAACTAGTGCTGGGAGTAAGGCTTTACGAAGCAACACTATAGGCACTGTGGACTGTTCACGAATCCGCAAAG aatTCGGATCCCAGGACTGCTACGATATTCCTAGATCATTCCCCTCTGAAAAAAGCTGCTCATTTGACTTCAATGAAAACTTCAACACCTACTTT AAAAACAAAGGAATGGTGCTAGTGGGCAGCCAGTCCACGGAAGAGGTCGACCAGAACTATGTCCCCATGAGCGTGAACTCCCCGTCGCATCATCAGTCAGGCAATTTGCAAGAACCAGTGCACGAAACAAACTATGTGCCCATGACCCCGAGCACTATGGAGTTCTCGTCACTGGGAAAACAGGTTCCACCACCTGCCCACATGGGTTTCCGCTCAAGTCCAAAGACCCCTCCTCGTAAACCGGTGCTCAGTAACTGCCAGCCGCCACCTGTGGATCGGAATCTCAAACCTGACCGTAAAG GGAAGCCTGCTCCATTGGAGATCAAACCACTACCAGAATGGGAGGAGCCCTGCACACCCATCCGCTCGCCTGTCACGCGGTCATTTGCGCGAGA TTTCTCTAGGTTTCCAATGCCAGCGAGACCGCCGTCAGTGCATAGCACGGCCTCCAGCACTGACTCCGAAGACTGTACTGAGAATTATGTAATCATGGATTCTAATATGTCCACAGATGAACCA ATCATGAAGCTTCCAGCACCTTTGCCTTCAGAAGGTGGGAGCAGCCCTATGGTGAAGCCAAAGCGAGATAAGCAGGTGGAATATTTGGATTTGGATCTTGATTCCGGCAAGTCCACCCCTCCCAGGAAG ATGAAAAACAATGGGACTGGCATTACTGCGTCCGATGAGCGGGTTGACTACGTGGTTGTGGATCAGCAACGCACACAGGCCCTTAAGAGCACCAGGGAGGCGTGGAGTGAAGATCGGCAATCCACGGAGACAGATACCCCCTCCAAAGTACCCAAATGA
- the gab1 gene encoding GRB2-associated-binding protein 1 isoform X3 produces MQTYQLLIKSEGANNNKNITTLAHSLLIIANTNTPRCTLTTTTKGNTACMAWKKRWFVLRSGRLTGDPDVLEYYKNDHTKKPIRVIDLNLCEQVDAGLTFNKKDLEYSYIFDIKTFDRVFYLVADTEEEMNTWVRHICDICGFNPTDDEAAKAAHHSAAGGLVVDTPPHTAFTNLSGQAASVLSGVPPPYHPVSVGHLNSQSSSEEPQDYLWLANCESKKPEPNRAHAECSKSTSSETDLNDNLPSHHTPTSSTSSAKHSTHNGFFPQHPTPASAPSFYDSPPPRGATDSGLYQLPRSYSQDTVLLPKSASSPPGYRDSGDASDLYVFNTPSRKPSIEKQMRNLSISYDIPPTPGANSTYQVPRTLSTGAGGSESGPDVVPPPRPPKPSLGSTSGLPPPPAERSPTDTYCVPRSASEADGNYCVPTSAGSKALRSNTIGTVDCSRIRKEFGSQDCYDIPRSFPSEKSCSFDFNENFNTYFKNKGMVLVGSQSTEEVDQNYVPMSVNSPSHHQSGNLQEPVHETNYVPMTPSTMEFSSLGKQVPPPAHMGFRSSPKTPPRKPVLSNCQPPPVDRNLKPDRKGQSPKIRPKGVCLERTDSQTVGEFPRGRRKGKPAPLEIKPLPEWEEPCTPIRSPVTRSFAREEESFYCTVPITPVKREVEELDIIEEIMKLPAPLPSEGGSSPMVKPKRDKQVEYLDLDLDSGKSTPPRKMKNNGTGITASDERVDYVVVDQQRTQALKSTREAWSEDRQSTETDTPSKVPK; encoded by the exons GCATGGAAGAAGCGATGGTTTGTTCTTCGCAGTGGCCGTCTGACAGGCGACCCCGACGTATTGGAGTACTACAAGAATGACCATACCAAGAAACCCATCCGTGTGATTGATCTCAACTTGTGTGAGCAG GTGGATGCTGGGCTGACGTTTAACAAGAAAGACCTGGAGTACAGCTATATATTTGACATCAAGACCTTCGATCGTGTCTTCTACCTAGTGGCCGACACTGAAGAAGAGATGAATACGTGGGTTCGCCACATCTGTGACATCTGTGGTTTTAACCCCACTGATGATG AAGCAGCGAAAGCTGCTCACCACTCAGCTGCAGGGGGCCTTGTGGTGGATACACCTCCACACACAGCTTTCACTAACTTATCTGGTCAAGCAGCATCTGTGCTGTCTGGCGTGCCACCTCCATACCACCCGGTTAGTGTGGGACACCTCAACTCTCAGTCTAGTTCAGAGGAGCCCCAGGATTACCTGTGGCTTGCCAACTGTGAGAGCAAAAAACCTGAGCCTAATAG AGCTCATGCCGAGTGCTCCAAGTCTACCTCTTCAGAGACGGACCTGAATGACAACCTCCCATCTCATCACACACCTACATCCTCCACTTCCTCAGCAAAACACAGCACCCACAATGGCTTCTTTCCACAACATCCAACTCCAGCTTCTGCCCCTTCCTTCTACGACTCGCCTCCCCCTCGTGGTGCAACCGACAGTGGCCTCTATCAGCTCCCTCGCAGTTACTCTCAGGACACTGTGCTGCTCCCTAAATCAGCATCCTCCCCTCCTGGTTATCGAGACAGCGGAGATGCAAGTGACCTTtatgtcttcaacacaccttcAAGAAAGCCCTCAATAGAGAAACAGATGCGTAATCTCTCCATCAGTTACGACATCCCACCCACTCCCGGAGCAAACTCGACTTACCAGGTTCCTCGCACATTGTCGACGGGGGCGGGAGGCTCAGAGAGTGGGCCAGATGTCGTACCTCCTCCTCGGCCACCCAAGCCCTCACTGGGCTCCACATCGGGGCTCCCTCCACCCCCTGCTGAACGCTCACCTACGGACACCTACTGTGTGCCTCGCTCGGCCTCGGAGGCAGATGGAAACTACTGTGTGCCAACTAGTGCTGGGAGTAAGGCTTTACGAAGCAACACTATAGGCACTGTGGACTGTTCACGAATCCGCAAAG aatTCGGATCCCAGGACTGCTACGATATTCCTAGATCATTCCCCTCTGAAAAAAGCTGCTCATTTGACTTCAATGAAAACTTCAACACCTACTTT AAAAACAAAGGAATGGTGCTAGTGGGCAGCCAGTCCACGGAAGAGGTCGACCAGAACTATGTCCCCATGAGCGTGAACTCCCCGTCGCATCATCAGTCAGGCAATTTGCAAGAACCAGTGCACGAAACAAACTATGTGCCCATGACCCCGAGCACTATGGAGTTCTCGTCACTGGGAAAACAGGTTCCACCACCTGCCCACATGGGTTTCCGCTCAAGTCCAAAGACCCCTCCTCGTAAACCGGTGCTCAGTAACTGCCAGCCGCCACCTGTGGATCGGAATCTCAAACCTGACCGTAAAG GTCAGAGTCCTAAAATAAGACCAAAAGGTGTCTGTTTAGAGCGAACAGACTCTCAAACCGTTGGTGAATTCCCGAGGGGACGACGCAAGG GGAAGCCTGCTCCATTGGAGATCAAACCACTACCAGAATGGGAGGAGCCCTGCACACCCATCCGCTCGCCTGTCACGCGGTCATTTGCGCGAGA AGAGGAGTCCTTCTACTGCACAGTCCCCATCACCCCTGTAAAGAGGGAGGTGGAGGAACTTGACATCATAGAGGAG ATCATGAAGCTTCCAGCACCTTTGCCTTCAGAAGGTGGGAGCAGCCCTATGGTGAAGCCAAAGCGAGATAAGCAGGTGGAATATTTGGATTTGGATCTTGATTCCGGCAAGTCCACCCCTCCCAGGAAG ATGAAAAACAATGGGACTGGCATTACTGCGTCCGATGAGCGGGTTGACTACGTGGTTGTGGATCAGCAACGCACACAGGCCCTTAAGAGCACCAGGGAGGCGTGGAGTGAAGATCGGCAATCCACGGAGACAGATACCCCCTCCAAAGTACCCAAATGA
- the gab1 gene encoding GRB2-associated-binding protein 1 isoform X1: MQTYQLLIKSEGANNNKNITTLAHSLLIIANTNTPRCTLTTTTKGNTACMAWKKRWFVLRSGRLTGDPDVLEYYKNDHTKKPIRVIDLNLCEQVDAGLTFNKKDLEYSYIFDIKTFDRVFYLVADTEEEMNTWVRHICDICGFNPTDDEAAKAAHHSAAGGLVVDTPPHTAFTNLSGQAASVLSGVPPPYHPVSVGHLNSQSSSEEPQDYLWLANCESKKPEPNRAHAECSKSTSSETDLNDNLPSHHTPTSSTSSAKHSTHNGFFPQHPTPASAPSFYDSPPPRGATDSGLYQLPRSYSQDTVLLPKSASSPPGYRDSGDASDLYVFNTPSRKPSIEKQMRNLSISYDIPPTPGANSTYQVPRTLSTGAGGSESGPDVVPPPRPPKPSLGSTSGLPPPPAERSPTDTYCVPRSASEADGNYCVPTSAGSKALRSNTIGTVDCSRIRKEFGSQDCYDIPRSFPSEKSCSFDFNENFNTYFKNKGMVLVGSQSTEEVDQNYVPMSVNSPSHHQSGNLQEPVHETNYVPMTPSTMEFSSLGKQVPPPAHMGFRSSPKTPPRKPVLSNCQPPPVDRNLKPDRKGQSPKIRPKGVCLERTDSQTVGEFPRGRRKGKPAPLEIKPLPEWEEPCTPIRSPVTRSFARDFSRFPMPARPPSVHSTASSTDSEDCTENYVIMDSNMSTDEPIMKLPAPLPSEGGSSPMVKPKRDKQVEYLDLDLDSGKSTPPRKMKNNGTGITASDERVDYVVVDQQRTQALKSTREAWSEDRQSTETDTPSKVPK, translated from the exons GCATGGAAGAAGCGATGGTTTGTTCTTCGCAGTGGCCGTCTGACAGGCGACCCCGACGTATTGGAGTACTACAAGAATGACCATACCAAGAAACCCATCCGTGTGATTGATCTCAACTTGTGTGAGCAG GTGGATGCTGGGCTGACGTTTAACAAGAAAGACCTGGAGTACAGCTATATATTTGACATCAAGACCTTCGATCGTGTCTTCTACCTAGTGGCCGACACTGAAGAAGAGATGAATACGTGGGTTCGCCACATCTGTGACATCTGTGGTTTTAACCCCACTGATGATG AAGCAGCGAAAGCTGCTCACCACTCAGCTGCAGGGGGCCTTGTGGTGGATACACCTCCACACACAGCTTTCACTAACTTATCTGGTCAAGCAGCATCTGTGCTGTCTGGCGTGCCACCTCCATACCACCCGGTTAGTGTGGGACACCTCAACTCTCAGTCTAGTTCAGAGGAGCCCCAGGATTACCTGTGGCTTGCCAACTGTGAGAGCAAAAAACCTGAGCCTAATAG AGCTCATGCCGAGTGCTCCAAGTCTACCTCTTCAGAGACGGACCTGAATGACAACCTCCCATCTCATCACACACCTACATCCTCCACTTCCTCAGCAAAACACAGCACCCACAATGGCTTCTTTCCACAACATCCAACTCCAGCTTCTGCCCCTTCCTTCTACGACTCGCCTCCCCCTCGTGGTGCAACCGACAGTGGCCTCTATCAGCTCCCTCGCAGTTACTCTCAGGACACTGTGCTGCTCCCTAAATCAGCATCCTCCCCTCCTGGTTATCGAGACAGCGGAGATGCAAGTGACCTTtatgtcttcaacacaccttcAAGAAAGCCCTCAATAGAGAAACAGATGCGTAATCTCTCCATCAGTTACGACATCCCACCCACTCCCGGAGCAAACTCGACTTACCAGGTTCCTCGCACATTGTCGACGGGGGCGGGAGGCTCAGAGAGTGGGCCAGATGTCGTACCTCCTCCTCGGCCACCCAAGCCCTCACTGGGCTCCACATCGGGGCTCCCTCCACCCCCTGCTGAACGCTCACCTACGGACACCTACTGTGTGCCTCGCTCGGCCTCGGAGGCAGATGGAAACTACTGTGTGCCAACTAGTGCTGGGAGTAAGGCTTTACGAAGCAACACTATAGGCACTGTGGACTGTTCACGAATCCGCAAAG aatTCGGATCCCAGGACTGCTACGATATTCCTAGATCATTCCCCTCTGAAAAAAGCTGCTCATTTGACTTCAATGAAAACTTCAACACCTACTTT AAAAACAAAGGAATGGTGCTAGTGGGCAGCCAGTCCACGGAAGAGGTCGACCAGAACTATGTCCCCATGAGCGTGAACTCCCCGTCGCATCATCAGTCAGGCAATTTGCAAGAACCAGTGCACGAAACAAACTATGTGCCCATGACCCCGAGCACTATGGAGTTCTCGTCACTGGGAAAACAGGTTCCACCACCTGCCCACATGGGTTTCCGCTCAAGTCCAAAGACCCCTCCTCGTAAACCGGTGCTCAGTAACTGCCAGCCGCCACCTGTGGATCGGAATCTCAAACCTGACCGTAAAG GTCAGAGTCCTAAAATAAGACCAAAAGGTGTCTGTTTAGAGCGAACAGACTCTCAAACCGTTGGTGAATTCCCGAGGGGACGACGCAAGG GGAAGCCTGCTCCATTGGAGATCAAACCACTACCAGAATGGGAGGAGCCCTGCACACCCATCCGCTCGCCTGTCACGCGGTCATTTGCGCGAGA TTTCTCTAGGTTTCCAATGCCAGCGAGACCGCCGTCAGTGCATAGCACGGCCTCCAGCACTGACTCCGAAGACTGTACTGAGAATTATGTAATCATGGATTCTAATATGTCCACAGATGAACCA ATCATGAAGCTTCCAGCACCTTTGCCTTCAGAAGGTGGGAGCAGCCCTATGGTGAAGCCAAAGCGAGATAAGCAGGTGGAATATTTGGATTTGGATCTTGATTCCGGCAAGTCCACCCCTCCCAGGAAG ATGAAAAACAATGGGACTGGCATTACTGCGTCCGATGAGCGGGTTGACTACGTGGTTGTGGATCAGCAACGCACACAGGCCCTTAAGAGCACCAGGGAGGCGTGGAGTGAAGATCGGCAATCCACGGAGACAGATACCCCCTCCAAAGTACCCAAATGA